The Carassius gibelio isolate Cgi1373 ecotype wild population from Czech Republic chromosome B9, carGib1.2-hapl.c, whole genome shotgun sequence genome includes a region encoding these proteins:
- the LOC127964303 gene encoding cysteinyl leukotriene receptor 2, protein MSMQGDFTNHSMEINSTGGNQSTCIIKPEASHETILPWLYLALAVMGLPTNGIVLVDLWRSERTPTNIFTLNIIMSDLLMGCSFFFRIAYYKEKTNWLSETPACNAFELIIFSCFYINLYCNMCFLLWTSINRYTTVVKPGYAIFQIFKHTRSCWILCFSTWLVVITVVYASMGVKLSLQFHGTCFDQVVNSYSVYKDQFNTIHSLGVSTFFFISCLMLVSYSLLVFHLQKIRGGSLVGTGFGPGGGLKVRRKILASVIIFVLCFLPYHVQRIILLTSEHKKCQEEFKIKTCTMLFAALSSCLHPVLQLVFRLRCCRANRNHRVKPKTEISKTLDTPHIHTINITEHAEETKKNETELSHQQPTS, encoded by the exons ATGTCTATGCAAGGGGACTTCACAAATCATTCCATGGAAATCAATAGTACAGGCGGTAATCAAAG CACATGCATAATAAAGCCTGAAGCAAGCCATGAAACCATCTTGCCTTGGCTCTATCTGGCTTTGGCTGTCATGGGCCTTCCAACCAATGGAATAGTCTTGGTGGATCTTTGGAGATCAGAGAGGACACCCACTAACATCTTCACTTTGAACATAATCATGTCAGACCTGCTGATGGGCTGCAGTTTTTTCTTCAGAATAGCCTACTACAAAGAAAAAACCAACTGGTTATCTGAAACTCCAGCCTGCAATGCATTCGAGCTGATCATTTTCTCTTGCTTCTACATAAACCTCTATTGCAACATGTGTTTCCTTTTGTGGACCAGCATTAATCGGTATACCACAGTGGTTAAACCAGGCTACGCCATATTTCAGATCTTTAAACATACACGCTCTTGTTGGATCCTCTGCTTTTCTACCTGGTTGGTTGTCATCACAGTTGTGTATGCTAGCATGGGGGTCAAACTGAGCCTACAATTTCATGGAACCTGCTTTGACCAAGTTGTCAATAGTTACAGTGTCTATAAAGATCAGTTCAATACTATCCACAGCTTAGGTGTGTCAACATTTTTCTTCATTTCGTGCTTAATGCTGGTCAGCTATAGCCTGCTGGTCTTCCATCTGCAGAAGATAAGGGGAGGAAGTCTAGTCGGCACTGGATTTGGGCCCGGAGGGGGTCTGAAGGTTCGCAGGAAGATCCTGGCCTCGGTCATAATATTTGTACTCTGCTTCCTACCCTACCATGTGCAAAGGATCATCTTATTAACATCAGAGCATAAAAAATGTCAGGAAGAGTTTAAGATTAAAACGTGCACCATGCTCTTTGCAGCTCTGAGCAGTTGCCTGCATCCCGTCCTTCAGCTGGTGTTTCGTTTGCGGTGCTGTCGAGCCAATCGCAACCACAGAGTCAAACCCAAAACTGAGATCTCCAAGACCCTGGACACACCTCACATACATACTATAAATATCACAGAACACGCTGAAGAAACTAAGAAAAATGAAACTGAATTAAGCCACCAGCAACCAACATCATAG
- the LOC127964301 gene encoding probable G-protein coupled receptor 82 → MEISFSASSMANDSHAESHLCQTSTTSVVLPIIYTIMSITGLPGNAISLWVFIRKIATKTSTHIYLINLGISNLLLCLTMPFQATYYSLGTKWRRQDTMCQMAISGLTPVIHINICIGVMILSCVALSRFASLIQHSHADRPSRWLNVLPGAFLCRKRHAKLAYVLCMVTWATVTIGVTSFVVLYSIREARSVDDSDRNEACYSVAVEVGREGSRAFALVAISLFFVFFLLVLCAYMAVIRHIWRSRRGAVISNSQRVYARVFRNIVVIIVVLVVCLLPHHIYKAIFVHIVNEHTWSASPPEDACHPLSMYVEVKSILLCLATLRCSTDPIMYFLLDKTFRIHVLSLLRSRVSANDSQSSKSNMGQLSQATSACL, encoded by the coding sequence ATGGAAATCTCTTTTTCTGCGAGCTCAATGGCAAACGATTCACATGCTGAATCTCACCTGTGCCAAACGTCCACTACAAGTGTAGTTCTGCCCATTATCTACACCATTATGTCAATCACTGGTCTTCCAGGGAATGCTATCTCTCTCTGGGTGTTCATACGCAAAATTGCCACCAAAACATCCACTCACATCTACCTGATAAATCTAGGGATCTCAAACTTGCTGCTCTGCCTCACCATGCCATTCCAGGCCACATACTACTCACTTGGGACCAAATGGCGCCGGCAAGACACCATGTGCCAAATGGCAATAAGTGGTCTAACTCCAGTGATCCACATCAACATCTGCATTGGTGTGATGATATTGAGCTGTGTGGCACTCAGTCGCTTTGCCTCGCTGATTCAACACTCTCATGCTGACCGTCCAAGCCGATGGCTCAATGTTTTACCAGGTGCCTTCCTTTGCCGAAAACGACATGCCAAACTGGCCTATGTGCTGTGCATGGTCACCTGGGCCACTGTAACCATAGGGGTAACATCCTTTGTGGTGCTGTACTCGATCAGGGAGGCTAGGAGTGTGGATGACAGCGACAGAAATGAAGCGTGTTACAGTGTAGCAGTGGAGGTTGGCAGGGAAGGATCTCGTGCCTTTGCTTTAGTGGCCATTTCACTGTTCTTTGTCTTCTTCCTGCTGGTCTTATGCGCTTACATGGCAGTAATCAGGCACATCTGGAGGTCTAGGAGAGGCGCGGTCATCTCAAACAGCCAGCGAGTCTACGCAAGAGTGTTTCGGAATATTGTTGTCATTATAGTGGTGCTGGTGGTCTGCCTCCTGCCGCACCACATCTACAAAGCCATCTTCGTTCATATCGTCAATGAGCATACTTGGTCTGCATCACCTCCAGAAGACGCTTGCCATCCACTGTCCATGTACGTGGAGGTGAAGAGCATCCTGCTCTGTTTAGCAACTCTACGATGTAGCACAGACCCCATCATGTACTTCCTGCTGGACAAGACGTTTCGTATTCATGTGCTTAGCCTGCTGAGATCACGCGTCAGCGCAAATGACAGTCAGTCATCAAAGTCTAACATGGGACAGTTATCTCAGGCAACAAGTGCATGCCTTTAG